Genomic DNA from Flavobacterium sp. N502540:
CTAGTTCTTCAAATAATTCTTTTTCTTTTTCAGACAGTTGTGTTGGAGTTTTTATAGTGTAAGTAATGTATAAATCACCAAACTGATTCTCTTTTTTGTATACCGGAAAACCTTTGCCTTTTAATTTTACTTTAGTTCCGGGCTGAGTTTCGGCCGGGACTTTTATTTTTACTTTTCCGTCAAAAGTCTTAACAAAAATTTCTCCACCTAAAATAGCGGTGTATAAATCGAGTTCAACATCGGCATATAAATTATTGCCTTCCCGCTTAAAATCGGAATCATTCTCAATTAAAAAAGTGATGTATAAATCGCCATTTGGACCACCATTTGCACCGGGTGCACCATGATTTGGAATTTTAATAATCTGTCCGTTTTCCACTCCGGCCGGAATGGTGATTCGGATATTTTTGCCATTAACACTTAGATTCTGCTTGTGAGTCGTGTAAGCGGATGCTAAATCTAACTGTAATTCGGCATTAAAATCCTGACCTCTGTATTTTGCCTGACCTCTGGAACTTCTCCCTGAAGAACCGTACATAGAATTGAAGAAATCAGAGAAATCACTTTCGGAAAAGTTTCCGCCACCAAAATCAGTGTAGCTTTGATTGCCTTGCTGTTGTCTGGAATATTGCTGTTGATTAGGATCGTAACCTGCTTTTTCAAACTCGTCGGCATGTTTCCAGTCTTTTCCGTACTTGTCGTATTTTTTACGATTTTCGGGATTACTTAAAACTTCGTTAGCCTCATTTATTTCTTTGAATTTTTTCTCCGCTTCCTTGTCATTGGGGTTTAAATCAGGATGGTATTTTCGCGCCAGTTTTCGATAAGCCTTTTTGATTTCAGCTTCAGTTGCAGATTTTGTGATTTCTAATACTTTGTAATAATCAATATAATCCATGGATTGAAAATTTAATAAATTAGCTATTTCGACAGATGTTTTAAACAACCGGAACAGAGGTGTGTTTTTTGATTTATTATTCTAAATTGAAAAATAATCGAAGTTCCGAGGTGTCCGATTTACGATATGAGTTTAATTTTTAGTATTTCTCTTTGAAAGAATGAAGTTAGGAATAAGTTGTTAATTATCAAAATGATGCTTTTTTTAAATTGAAAAAATAACATTTTCATAGTTTCAGAAGTCTTCCGATTGATTTGGTATTTGGTATTTGGAGTTTCAGTATTTGGAGTTTTAGACTTGAAATTAATTTGGTCCTATTTGCAGTTTTTGGCAGGTTTTTTGATTCCAAAAAAAGGCATAATATAGTGTTATAAAAGTCTTAAAGTTGTAGTGCTTAACTATATTATATTATTTTTGTGATTCCAGATCCCGATTTTAAAGCAAATATAAAAGCCGATTCGATAATACTTTTTCAATGAAACACATTTTATTTTTCATATTATTTTTTACTGCTGTTACTGTATCGGCGCAAAAGGAATTTGGAACTAAATTCAAGCCTATTGCGGCACCTAAATTTGGGGCAAAACCCAAAAAGACTCCAATTCCGGAAATAAAAGATCCTCAGGGTGAAAATCTGGATATGCCGGGGATTAAAACTCCTAATGTTTTTGACAATACCAGTATTACTCCAAAATCTCAATTTCAGATCGGGGCAGAGAAAAGTAAGTTTACCATGTCTACCGAAACTGATTTTGCCAATCCGGGAGATCGTTACGTGCCTAAAATGGAGAAAGATTTAGACAAAGCTTTAAGAGATGCCGGTTTGAAAGAAGGACGTGGAACGCTGGTAAAAAGAAATATCTCTCTGGGGGATTTTAGAACAAAATCACAATATTTCATCATAAAATTAAGAGACTTTGGAGCCATCGATGGCGATTTGGTCAAAGTCTCATCAAATGATGCCGTAATTGCCAGCCAGATACTATTGGGGTCCAATTTTAAAGAAGTAAAAATAAACCTCGCAGCAGGGTTTAATAAATTAGATTTTGAAGCTTTAAATATTGGTACATTGGGCGGAAACACAGCAGAAATCCAAGTCTACGATGATAAAGGACAATTGGTAACCAATGATTACTGGGATAACCTTGCCGCTGGATTTAAGGCTTCGATTGTTGTGACAAAAGAATAGTTTTTTTAAGATACTAAGGGGCTGAGATGCTAAGGTTCTAAGTTTTTCAAAAAATGATAATTAATGATCATTGGGATAATCTTGCAATAGTTTTTTTTAAGATACTTAAGGGGCTGAGATGCTAAGGTTCTAAGTTTCTTAATACATGATAACTACATGGATATTGGGGTAGCCTTACAACAGTTTTTTAAGATACTAAGGGGCAGAGATGTTAAGGTTCTAAGTTTTTTAATTGATGATAACTACATGAATATTGGGGTAACCTTACAATAGTTTTTTAAGATACTAAGGGGCAGAGATGTTAAGGTTCTAAGTTTTTTAATACATGATAACTACGTGATTATTGGGGTAACCTCAAAGCAGTTTTTTTGAGATGCAAAGAGGTTAAGGAACAAAGGTTCTAAGTCTTTCTATAAAAACTCAGAACCTTAGTATC
This window encodes:
- a CDS encoding J domain-containing protein, producing the protein MDYIDYYKVLEITKSATEAEIKKAYRKLARKYHPDLNPNDKEAEKKFKEINEANEVLSNPENRKKYDKYGKDWKHADEFEKAGYDPNQQQYSRQQQGNQSYTDFGGGNFSESDFSDFFNSMYGSSGRSSRGQAKYRGQDFNAELQLDLASAYTTHKQNLSVNGKNIRITIPAGVENGQIIKIPNHGAPGANGGPNGDLYITFLIENDSDFKREGNNLYADVELDLYTAILGGEIFVKTFDGKVKIKVPAETQPGTKVKLKGKGFPVYKKENQFGDLYITYTIKTPTQLSEKEKELFEELAKLRNHEQ